One Eriocheir sinensis breed Jianghai 21 unplaced genomic scaffold, ASM2467909v1 Scaffold25, whole genome shotgun sequence genomic window carries:
- the LOC126991191 gene encoding uncharacterized protein LOC126991191, which translates to MATSQKTRSSIIALHEVGFSNGYIARELGVSKPTVVRWIQRYIETGDTKHKLGAGRPRCTTPAQDAAIANIIDNAPFTTAPAIRHQTGLPCSSETIRNRHHERDLHARVPAKKPKLTDLDIERRMEYALEYAEKPAPFWDNVVFCDEKTFSTDERTTTRVWRHKNERYDSRHVVGTRRSGRVTAGYLDGYTQVVSSLARDVTSMTSLTGAEQG; encoded by the exons ATGGCGACCTCACAGAAGACACGTTCATCGATCATCGCGCTCCACGAAGTGGGCTTCAGCAATGGCTACATTGCCAGGGAACTAGGCGTGTCCAAGCCAACTGTAGTTCGTTGGATACAGCGCTACATAGAAACAGGAGATACCAAGCATAAGCTTGGAGCAGGCAGGCCTCGTTGCACAACGCCTGCTCAAGACGcagcgatcgcaaacatcatAGATAATGCCCCTTTTACTACGGCCCCAGCTATCCGTCACCAAACTGGATTGCCCTGCTCATCGGAGACAATTAGAAACCGCCACCACGAACGGGATCTCCACGCTCGTGTGCCAGCAAAGAAGCCGAAGCTGACCGACCTCGACATAGAACGCCGGATGGAGTATGCACTGGAATATGCAGAGAAGCCTGCCCCGTTTTGGGACAACGTTGTCTTCTGTGACGAGAAGACCTTTTCCACTGATGAGAGAACGACGACAAGAGTATGGCGCCACAAGAACGaacg GTACGACAGCAGGCATGTTGTTGGAACCCGAAGAAGTGGCCGAGTTACTGCCGGGTATTTGGATGGATACACTCAGGTGGTGTCG AGCTTGGCAAGAGACGTCACCTCCATGACATCCCTGACCGGAGCAGAGCAGGGGTAA